GCCCGCTCGGCAGCACCATCGCTTCCGCGCGCAAGGCTCTGCGAGGTCTCGCTCTTCCGCCCGGCTATCGCGTTGCTTTCGGTGGCCTTTATCCGCAACTGGAGAGCGCGGCCCTCGGCCTCCTCGCCGCTGCGACTGTCGCATTTCTTCTCATGCTCGTTCTCATGATTCTGCAATTCGACGGCTTTCTCGTCCCCGCGCTGCTCCTGCTGCAAATTCCACTCGCATTTACCGGAGGCGCATTCGCGCTGCTCATCAGCGGCGTCGGCCTCAACGCCATCGGGCTCGTCGCCATCCTCACGCTCGTCGGCATCTGCCTCAATCACGGCATCGTGCTGCTCTACCGCGCCCGCAAAAACGAAGCCGGCGGCATGTCCATCGAAGACGCCGTCAAAGAAGCCGTCCACGTCCGCTTCCGCCCCATTGTTCTCACTACGCTCACTGCGGTGCTCGGCATGCTGCCCACCGCCCTGGGCTGGGGCCAGGGTGCCGCGCCCGAGCAGGGTCTCGCCGCCGTCATTCTTGGCGGCATTCTCTGGAGCGCTCTGCTCAGCACCAACCTGCTGCCCGCGCTCTACCTGCACGCACGCCGCAGGCAATTGGCCAAAGGAGCTACCGCATGAAGCGCCCCTTCTCTGTCGCGGGCAGCCGCATCGCTGCAGGCCTGCTCTGCATCTTGCTGGCCGGTTGCGCCACTTACCATTCGCGGCCTCTGCCGGTTGCGCCTGACCTCACCCGCGCGCCACAACTCATGATTCCCGCCAGTCAGTTCCAGTTGCCCGGGCTTGCGCCCCATGCCATTCCGCGCAAAGGACTCGACCAGGCCACCATCCTCCTGCTCGCTGTCTGCAATGATCCTGATCTGAAAGCGGCCCGCCTCCAGGCCGGCATCGCCCGCGCGCAGATGCTCCAGGCCGGCCTGCTGCCCAACCCCACCTTCAACGCCGGCTTCGCCCAATCCGCTCGTACCTATGGCGGAGCACTCGGCCTGAGCGAAGATCTGCAGGCGCTCATCACCCGTGGAGCCACCCGCGCCGCGGCCTCCGCGGCACAACAGCAGGTCCACCTCAACATTCTCTGGCAGGAGTGGCAGGTTGCCGCCAAAGCCAATCAGGCATTCCTTGAGGCTCGCGGCAATGCACGGCAAATCACCCTCCAGCGCGTGGAAGAGCATCTGCTCGCCAGCCGTTATCAGGCAGACCGCAAGGCCATGCAGCAGGGCGACATGCTCAGCACCACTGTCTCGGCCGATCTCGTCCAGTTCTCCAACGCGCAAGACCGTCTGCGCCAATTGCAACTGGCGCAGAACAGCACCATGCATCAGCTAAAGCAGCTTCTCGGACTCAAGCCCGGCGCGCCGCTCCAACTGCTCGGCACACCCTCCGCTTCCGGCCTCAGCCCGTCGCAGTTTCACTCCGCTCTTGCCGCGCTTCCGCATCGCCGCGCGGATCTGCTCGCCCTCCAGGCCGGCTATCAATCCCAGCAAGCCGCCCTGCGCAGGGCCATCCTCATGCAGTTTCCCGCCCTCAGCGTTGGCGTCAACATCGAGCGCGATCCCGTCGAAGGTGTCAACAGCCTCGGCCCTGAGGCCAATCTCAGTCTGCCCATCTTCAATCAC
The DNA window shown above is from Acidobacterium capsulatum ATCC 51196 and carries:
- a CDS encoding TolC family protein, whose protein sequence is MKRPFSVAGSRIAAGLLCILLAGCATYHSRPLPVAPDLTRAPQLMIPASQFQLPGLAPHAIPRKGLDQATILLLAVCNDPDLKAARLQAGIARAQMLQAGLLPNPTFNAGFAQSARTYGGALGLSEDLQALITRGATRAAASAAQQQVHLNILWQEWQVAAKANQAFLEARGNARQITLQRVEEHLLASRYQADRKAMQQGDMLSTTVSADLVQFSNAQDRLRQLQLAQNSTMHQLKQLLGLKPGAPLQLLGTPSASGLSPSQFHSALAALPHRRADLLALQAGYQSQQAALRRAILMQFPALSVGVNIERDPVEGVNSLGPEANLSLPIFNHNQGSIAIQRATRAYLWQTYQARLDAAVSQAHELWKANQLLAAQLHTLRATLPRLKARAEAARQSLQQNDLDAAAYTVLEEGYLAKQQEAVQLQTSLAISRATLHMLLGLPIVTPAEHTRSR